In Shewanella aestuarii, a genomic segment contains:
- the traF gene encoding conjugal transfer protein TraF, with amino-acid sequence MRNTFFTTFITITLLLSTSAWCNDDSFYKTREKGWFWHETEPEEDEEQELDTVVSNQPVVSEQSEQPEEMIEINAEWLKENIPVLQMKAINNPSPENLGAFYSAQRVMLDMSSNFAAKTQDYFRKEGNFLSEDHRRPTESFMLNKFKLETHKQTKPVLQKVSSYGGLWFFYSSQCPYCLKQLPVMRSLEISGMDVLYVSLDGGIIPGIPEDKVVYDYNGKVAQDFNIQVTPTTYLVSKDAQHFKLLNQGSVSLPKMQLSIFQNAYAMDWINELEYQSVKAIKGTNTLANGNIAVKASEIDDPAVLQRLLEQKIDLSSSPIGTPFKGIKR; translated from the coding sequence ATGCGCAATACGTTTTTTACTACCTTCATAACAATAACCTTATTACTGTCAACTTCAGCTTGGTGCAACGATGACTCGTTTTACAAAACACGAGAAAAAGGTTGGTTTTGGCATGAGACCGAACCTGAAGAAGATGAAGAGCAAGAACTGGATACTGTGGTTAGCAATCAACCAGTGGTTAGTGAACAATCCGAACAGCCAGAAGAAATGATTGAAATTAATGCTGAATGGTTAAAGGAGAACATACCTGTTTTGCAAATGAAGGCTATTAACAATCCTAGCCCTGAAAATCTTGGTGCCTTCTATTCTGCTCAACGAGTAATGCTTGATATGTCGTCGAATTTTGCCGCTAAAACTCAGGACTATTTTCGTAAAGAAGGTAACTTTTTATCTGAAGATCATCGTCGTCCAACTGAAAGTTTTATGCTCAATAAATTTAAACTTGAAACACATAAACAGACAAAACCTGTTCTTCAAAAAGTCAGCAGTTATGGTGGCTTATGGTTTTTCTATTCTAGCCAATGCCCATATTGCTTGAAGCAACTACCTGTTATGCGCTCCTTAGAGATTTCGGGAATGGATGTTCTGTATGTGTCGCTTGATGGCGGCATTATCCCAGGCATACCAGAAGATAAAGTTGTTTATGATTATAACGGTAAGGTTGCACAAGATTTTAATATCCAAGTTACTCCAACAACCTACCTAGTCTCAAAAGATGCTCAACATTTCAAATTACTTAACCAAGGTTCTGTATCACTACCCAAAATGCAACTGAGTATTTTTCAAAATGCTTATGCAATGGATTGGATTAACGAGCTGGAATACCAATCAGTCAAAGCTATTAAAGGCACCAACACATTAGCCAATGGCAATATAGCAGTGAAAGCATCTGAAATTGATGATCCTGCTGTTTTGCAGCGACTACTTGAACAAAAAATTGATTTATCAAGCTCACCAATTGGCACGCCATTTAAAGGAATAAAACGATGA
- a CDS encoding conjugal transfer protein TraG N-terminal domain-containing protein, with the protein MTGFEVYSMGNPEFLIEIFKGLSRMWSTNDIFVLFGIALLLGLMAGMFKWAIDQDKSPFPAKGFIISILVVVGLLGPQSLVDVTVISKRDNTYQNISNVPLLPALSGWMITGTITVVADQFAQAFSVVGVANTWTAFSPIQHFVGLGSVNYQPACVPIEGSEKTYNICKTLSRYLNDCYVSSTLLSPNKNEPLDVLAKASPKELIASIATSNKALDSTYFLSTNPAASDGIMASCIEVHTQLTNAVNSAHFNLALDKSSASQGLKLSEVDKFIAQQTPNGTIPEAESSLDLAKVMFLQSEFANYFNNSPYGNQVAKGMFDTVNQRHLANAQKKEYWMENAEIMQSFFEALCVFITPFIGVTLAFSGQGLLAVGQYFMVWVFVNLWAVMLVLVNGFMAMAMTGRFTENVAAGTSQFSLTSIDSQFTTANSYISMGGMLYTFIPAICIFVMYKGVHAMQGLASKSMADPSIKAERFAPDTGATVTNGQTAYGNQNSIYQNNTGEWNRGDTLAKTSATDYSVGSSTANSAGMAAQSLSTSAEQVANSRKSAVNEMFSQGNVGSYDYKNGESNQYTVGSKEAAVEAAAQAIQEATGMDISQARKVAASGTVSGEMGGALSFGYSNSNSDDSDGSNVKSSGLNAGFKLGAKAQAALGIDESASASEKKSLQESMDLAQRHSKEINASLANTKLASEGWSDTTSAAFQKSATEGAELARQEQALKQQSASLSAMQSRSSQVSASTQIGMSQLHSALGNQSIQDFLKSSDPGLWDKLQSQQYQLNDGKKGGIDDYLNEKTSDHLLSSNNTSVDGYAMAKGKALMNLLDQHDAIDLKAGNGGVDFDKERSDNQISQGIFQAMKDNGITGGAEGVDFYKQRGEQLDQMQNASQNINKVFDDSAKRLAQPNAEELATKSQKIESDSNQFRDDATKNTKNGMEDVARNNTDITSKANEVGMVIPQGVSENAADKINDAGRSVDGNSLAQTLHQSDNSILKPAADYFLKGSGGEAMGEYIINSVNSGNASNVDSVQDNYAKGMEKLNDIGAINTKVLDQGLRTDGPTQERFDAALAVISDQKFVDGLFTPEGNPTPVASQSFTDEQLSQIKAGNDWYKSYLNGNTKSDQIEQSLSRIEAGQNNNGNIASAYVDAQENRGKVASTVDTNSPADKTATALGMILDGKSALAVDQELGITGSGESFGRTYYDKGRFSDRAEHGADQQIEYNKLKDLGGKLESVMSPEQKQNYDDYLKHARETYKTEDYSTNSNQQNSPSVSTISMIAKEEEEEAVIPNSQVTKAEAGSVSGSDTPQTATPQAASGEVAKGEVAKGEVAKVETGKAEAGSVSGSETPSTAKSEAHVAEVASGEVASGETASGETAKAEAGSVSGSDTPQTATPQAASGEVAKGEVAKGDVAKGEVAKAETGKAEAGSVSGSETPSTAKSEAHVAEVASGEVASGETASGETAKAEAGSVSGSDTPQTATPQAASGEVAKGEVAKGDVAKGDVAKGEVAKPETGKAEAGSVSGSETPSTAKSEAHVAEVASGEVASGETAKAEAGSVSGSDTPQTATPQAASGEVAKGEVAKGDVAKGEVAKPETGKAEAGSVSGSDTPQTATPQAASGGVAKGEVAKGDVAKGDVAKGEVAKPETGKAEAGSVSGSDTPQTATPQAASGGVAKAETGNTETGSVRGSETPLTNDAGRNSVGTNNAGSNDVGANGKNSADSRNNISDEQKVTIKAQANENNGENTLATNEKASEMNQQNETRLTPSNFGFVGGR; encoded by the coding sequence ATGACGGGTTTTGAAGTTTACTCAATGGGTAACCCTGAATTTCTAATCGAAATATTCAAAGGTTTATCTCGAATGTGGTCTACAAATGACATTTTTGTGTTGTTTGGTATCGCCTTACTTTTAGGATTAATGGCTGGAATGTTTAAATGGGCTATTGATCAAGATAAATCCCCATTTCCAGCAAAAGGATTTATCATTTCTATCCTTGTCGTTGTAGGTTTACTTGGTCCTCAATCCTTAGTTGACGTTACTGTTATTTCTAAACGCGATAATACCTATCAAAACATTAGCAATGTTCCATTATTGCCTGCTCTAAGTGGATGGATGATCACTGGTACTATTACTGTTGTAGCAGATCAGTTCGCTCAAGCATTTTCTGTAGTAGGTGTTGCTAATACATGGACTGCATTTTCTCCAATTCAGCATTTTGTAGGGTTGGGTAGCGTTAATTATCAACCTGCCTGTGTACCCATCGAAGGTAGCGAAAAAACATATAATATTTGTAAAACACTCAGCAGATATCTGAATGATTGCTATGTTTCCTCAACACTACTTTCTCCTAATAAAAATGAACCACTGGATGTTTTAGCAAAAGCTTCACCCAAGGAACTAATAGCATCGATAGCAACATCAAATAAAGCCCTCGATTCTACTTATTTTTTAAGCACGAATCCTGCGGCGTCAGACGGTATTATGGCCTCGTGTATTGAAGTGCATACCCAACTGACAAATGCGGTCAATTCTGCACATTTTAATTTAGCTCTTGATAAGTCATCAGCTAGTCAAGGACTGAAATTATCTGAGGTGGATAAATTTATTGCACAACAAACTCCAAATGGCACGATACCTGAAGCAGAATCATCATTAGACTTAGCGAAAGTGATGTTTTTGCAAAGTGAATTTGCGAATTATTTCAATAATTCACCTTATGGCAATCAAGTGGCAAAAGGCATGTTTGATACCGTTAATCAGCGCCATCTAGCTAATGCTCAGAAAAAAGAATATTGGATGGAAAATGCCGAAATCATGCAATCATTTTTTGAGGCATTATGTGTATTTATTACTCCTTTTATTGGTGTCACGCTGGCATTTTCTGGACAAGGGTTATTGGCGGTTGGTCAATATTTCATGGTGTGGGTTTTTGTTAACCTTTGGGCAGTGATGCTCGTTCTTGTTAATGGCTTTATGGCTATGGCCATGACTGGTCGATTTACAGAAAACGTTGCAGCTGGAACAAGTCAGTTTAGTTTGACATCAATAGACTCGCAGTTCACTACCGCAAATTCCTATATTTCTATGGGCGGTATGCTTTATACCTTTATTCCTGCTATTTGCATTTTTGTTATGTATAAGGGTGTTCACGCGATGCAGGGTTTAGCCTCAAAATCTATGGCAGATCCAAGTATCAAGGCAGAGCGTTTTGCACCAGATACAGGCGCTACAGTTACTAATGGCCAAACAGCATACGGCAACCAAAACAGTATTTATCAAAATAATACTGGTGAATGGAATAGAGGTGATACCTTAGCTAAAACCTCCGCAACCGATTATTCTGTTGGTTCATCTACAGCTAACAGCGCGGGCATGGCAGCGCAATCACTGAGTACCAGTGCAGAACAAGTTGCCAATAGCCGAAAATCTGCAGTTAATGAGATGTTTAGCCAAGGTAATGTTGGTTCTTACGACTATAAAAATGGCGAGAGTAATCAATATACTGTTGGCTCAAAAGAGGCTGCGGTTGAGGCCGCTGCTCAAGCCATTCAAGAAGCCACTGGTATGGATATTTCACAAGCTCGAAAAGTCGCAGCTTCGGGTACTGTTTCTGGAGAAATGGGCGGCGCTCTATCATTTGGTTACTCAAATAGTAATTCAGATGACTCAGATGGCTCAAATGTTAAATCAAGTGGATTAAATGCTGGATTTAAGCTAGGTGCCAAAGCCCAAGCTGCACTGGGCATTGATGAAAGCGCTTCGGCATCCGAAAAGAAATCACTCCAAGAATCCATGGATCTAGCTCAACGACATTCAAAAGAAATTAATGCTTCTCTTGCTAATACCAAACTAGCTTCAGAAGGGTGGTCCGATACAACGTCAGCAGCATTTCAAAAAAGTGCAACAGAAGGTGCTGAACTTGCAAGGCAAGAACAAGCGCTTAAGCAGCAAAGTGCCTCTTTATCTGCTATGCAATCACGTTCTAGCCAAGTGTCAGCTTCGACGCAAATTGGTATGTCACAACTTCACTCAGCATTGGGTAATCAATCAATTCAGGATTTTTTAAAATCGTCTGACCCTGGATTGTGGGATAAGTTGCAATCTCAGCAGTATCAGTTAAATGACGGGAAAAAAGGTGGTATTGATGATTATCTGAATGAGAAAACTAGCGACCATCTTCTTTCGTCTAATAACACTTCTGTTGATGGCTATGCTATGGCCAAGGGTAAGGCTTTGATGAATTTATTGGATCAGCACGATGCAATAGATTTAAAAGCTGGTAACGGCGGCGTTGATTTTGATAAAGAACGTTCCGACAACCAGATTAGCCAAGGAATTTTCCAAGCCATGAAAGATAATGGCATTACTGGTGGTGCAGAAGGGGTTGATTTTTACAAACAACGTGGCGAACAATTAGATCAAATGCAGAATGCAAGTCAAAATATCAATAAAGTATTTGATGATTCAGCTAAACGTCTAGCCCAACCTAACGCTGAAGAACTTGCAACTAAATCTCAGAAAATTGAATCTGATTCTAACCAATTTCGTGATGATGCCACAAAAAATACGAAAAATGGAATGGAAGACGTTGCTAGAAACAATACCGATATTACTAGCAAGGCGAATGAAGTTGGAATGGTAATTCCGCAGGGTGTTAGTGAAAATGCAGCTGATAAAATTAACGATGCGGGTAGATCTGTTGATGGCAATAGCTTGGCTCAAACACTTCATCAATCTGATAATTCTATTTTAAAACCAGCTGCCGATTACTTCTTAAAAGGTAGCGGTGGTGAGGCTATGGGCGAATACATTATTAACTCTGTTAATAGTGGGAACGCCAGTAATGTCGATTCTGTGCAAGATAATTATGCTAAAGGTATGGAGAAACTAAATGATATTGGTGCCATCAACACTAAAGTTCTGGATCAGGGATTAAGAACTGATGGCCCAACACAGGAAAGATTTGATGCTGCACTAGCAGTGATTTCAGATCAGAAGTTTGTCGATGGTTTGTTTACTCCAGAGGGTAACCCTACACCAGTGGCAAGCCAATCCTTTACTGATGAGCAATTAAGTCAAATCAAAGCTGGTAACGACTGGTATAAGAGCTATCTAAACGGGAATACTAAATCTGACCAAATTGAACAATCTCTATCACGTATTGAAGCAGGTCAGAATAATAATGGAAATATTGCATCTGCTTATGTTGATGCACAAGAAAATCGAGGAAAAGTTGCTTCTACAGTTGATACAAACTCGCCTGCAGATAAAACAGCAACAGCTTTAGGTATGATCTTAGATGGTAAATCTGCTTTAGCTGTAGATCAAGAGTTAGGTATAACGGGCTCAGGTGAAAGTTTCGGCCGCACTTATTATGACAAAGGTAGATTTAGTGATAGAGCTGAGCATGGCGCAGATCAACAAATCGAATACAACAAACTCAAGGATCTTGGCGGAAAACTTGAATCCGTTATGTCACCAGAGCAAAAGCAGAATTACGATGATTACTTGAAACACGCTAGAGAAACCTACAAAACTGAAGATTACTCTACTAATAGCAACCAGCAGAATAGTCCATCTGTATCGACTATTTCAATGATTGCAAAGGAAGAGGAAGAAGAAGCAGTAATACCAAACAGTCAAGTAACCAAAGCAGAAGCAGGCTCGGTCAGTGGTAGTGATACCCCTCAAACTGCAACCCCTCAAGCAGCATCGGGTGAAGTGGCCAAAGGTGAAGTGGCTAAAGGCGAAGTTGCCAAGGTCGAAACGGGTAAAGCTGAAGCTGGCTCGGTTAGCGGCAGTGAAACACCTTCAACGGCTAAATCTGAAGCGCATGTTGCCGAAGTAGCTAGTGGTGAAGTGGCTAGTGGTGAAACAGCCAGTGGTGAAACAGCCAAAGCAGAAGCAGGCTCGGTCAGTGGTAGTGATACCCCTCAAACTGCAACCCCTCAAGCAGCATCGGGTGAAGTGGCCAAAGGTGAAGTAGCTAAAGGCGATGTGGCTAAAGGCGAAGTTGCCAAGGCCGAAACGGGTAAAGCTGAAGCTGGCTCGGTTAGCGGCAGTGAAACACCTTCAACGGCTAAATCTGAAGCGCATGTTGCCGAAGTAGCTAGTGGTGAAGTGGCTAGTGGTGAAACAGCCAGTGGTGAAACAGCCAAAGCAGAAGCAGGCTCGGTCAGTGGTAGTGATACCCCTCAAACAGCAACCCCTCAAGCAGCATCGGGTGAAGTAGCCAAAGGTGAAGTAGCTAAAGGCGATGTGGCTAAAGGCGATGTGGCTAAAGGCGAAGTTGCCAAGCCCGAAACGGGTAAAGCTGAAGCTGGCTCGGTTAGCGGCAGTGAAACACCTTCAACGGCTAAATCTGAAGCGCATGTTGCCGAAGTAGCTAGTGGTGAAGTGGCTAGTGGTGAAACAGCCAAAGCAGAAGCAGGCTCGGTCAGTGGTAGTGATACCCCTCAAACAGCAACCCCTCAAGCAGCATCGGGTGAAGTAGCCAAAGGTGAAGTAGCTAAAGGCGATGTGGCTAAAGGCGAAGTTGCCAAGCCCGAAACGGGTAAAGCTGAAGCTGGCTCGGTTAGCGGCAGTGATACCCCTCAAACTGCAACCCCTCAAGCAGCATCGGGTGGAGTGGCCAAAGGTGAAGTAGCTAAAGGCGATGTGGCTAAAGGCGATGTGGCTAAAGGCGAAGTTGCCAAGCCCGAAACGGGTAAAGCTGAAGCTGGCTCGGTTAGCGGCAGTGATACCCCTCAAACTGCAACCCCTCAAGCAGCATCGGGTGGAGTGGCCAAGGCTGAGACGGGTAACACAGAAACTGGATCAGTTCGTGGTAGTGAGACACCTTTAACAAATGACGCAGGCCGCAATTCAGTAGGTACAAATAATGCGGGCAGCAATGATGTTGGTGCTAATGGTAAAAATTCTGCAGATTCACGTAACAATATAAGTGATGAACAGAAAGTAACCATTAAAGCCCAAGCGAATGAGAATAATGGTGAGAACACTTTAGCTACAAACGAAAAAGCAAGTGAAATGAATCAACAAAATGAGACCCGGTTAACACCGTCTAACTTTGGATTCGTGGGTGGTAGATAG
- the mobH gene encoding MobH family relaxase translates to MLKVMMWSKKVSDNFRDIIGNLNKKDHIEALRVDEEKLDALLHYPIKPSAIPLVSIESLYRRHKEKIRYIERDIPLVKVGSEFNTTDMVEAVIKNFIAYCHLLPASEMDHHRYIGGLLEHSLDVSIRALQVAMGATLDEEREIDLDQKRKPRYEYAAWLCGLLHDAGKIISNMTVYDPKSDKQWQPLNSNLYDWAKIEGISEYSVSHNKNRIHNEHETNSIHFLSFVISDSAKKYLIGDGDGSDDLYSKITQTLIGYHSNKGYLYNAVRKADGASTYADYARVWLHDSHRDKSMVSAVVDVLRTLYFEWTTNKPTSEVFFLNGEVYLEMTKPFKDVIAKCRELKIPVPSSPKTLIEILIDKRIIGKVSDKSTFGNLYVGNFTEQDIHQFSQDRTGPMASTSPKAVVKFVWVNFIIGDNPIPDDAQGALRYNSVKSENTHTLFGRNTSKIIYPISTETKANEPVSEEVSQSTSQIESDSNVDKNQIKIDTNKPMPAPAKMKVGKSATKVNKTSNPPESKAKSSNKNDVDETIVQQSIDKSNEDINQQKSESESTDKAKVTKKKKASKSVKKKLDNNVEASNEEPKSPAIQNELPIVEVEQSKPAWVGKRVIKQIDLVLLELHTTQNTSVVTLIGADVAVSLEYLANACSQSSKEVIKEAEYLAITKSSKTLPKKVEINGQLQKIIVLNDVVATEFKYLADTSIRAEETTPAQLVNAANGGQTTTVESSTDNNEGKKSEDDSEVIETNQQSNNTSNDLDNHSLPENLDYKVERVDSFLSRLSEEFPSISLVTVRPYLKNLNIHPFIDDDGNLNVKIKSAEEDELIYRIKQGIMND, encoded by the coding sequence ATGCTAAAGGTAATGATGTGGTCAAAAAAAGTATCCGATAACTTTCGAGATATAATTGGAAACTTAAATAAAAAAGACCACATCGAAGCGCTTAGGGTAGATGAAGAGAAGTTAGATGCATTACTTCACTACCCAATTAAACCTTCAGCTATTCCTTTAGTAAGCATTGAATCTTTATATCGTAGACACAAAGAAAAAATACGATATATCGAAAGAGATATTCCATTAGTTAAGGTTGGTAGCGAGTTTAATACTACTGATATGGTTGAAGCAGTAATTAAAAATTTTATTGCCTATTGTCATTTGCTTCCTGCTTCTGAAATGGATCATCATCGATATATAGGTGGATTATTAGAACATTCGTTAGATGTTTCTATTCGAGCATTACAAGTTGCTATGGGTGCAACGCTAGATGAAGAGCGTGAAATAGACCTCGATCAGAAAAGAAAGCCACGATACGAATATGCCGCATGGTTATGTGGGTTGCTCCATGATGCCGGTAAAATAATTTCCAACATGACAGTTTATGATCCTAAGTCGGACAAACAATGGCAACCATTAAATAGCAATTTGTACGATTGGGCTAAAATAGAAGGCATTTCAGAATATTCTGTTTCACATAATAAAAACCGCATCCATAACGAACATGAAACTAACTCCATCCACTTTCTATCATTTGTTATTAGTGATAGTGCCAAAAAATATTTGATTGGTGATGGCGATGGTAGTGATGATCTCTATTCAAAAATTACACAAACCCTCATCGGTTATCACTCAAACAAAGGATACCTATACAACGCTGTAAGAAAAGCTGATGGTGCATCTACTTATGCTGATTATGCCCGCGTGTGGCTGCATGATTCTCATCGAGACAAGTCGATGGTGAGTGCTGTTGTCGATGTATTACGAACACTCTATTTTGAATGGACGACCAACAAACCAACCTCGGAAGTATTTTTCCTGAACGGTGAAGTTTACCTTGAAATGACAAAGCCATTTAAAGACGTCATCGCAAAATGTAGAGAGCTCAAGATTCCAGTGCCAAGTTCGCCAAAGACTTTAATAGAAATTTTAATAGATAAGCGCATCATCGGCAAAGTCTCTGACAAGTCTACCTTTGGCAATTTATATGTAGGCAATTTTACGGAGCAAGATATACATCAATTTAGTCAAGATAGAACTGGACCAATGGCAAGTACAAGCCCCAAAGCCGTGGTCAAATTTGTTTGGGTTAATTTCATTATTGGTGACAATCCAATTCCAGACGACGCACAAGGCGCTTTACGTTACAACAGTGTTAAATCAGAGAACACGCACACCTTATTTGGTCGAAATACATCAAAAATTATTTACCCCATATCAACAGAAACTAAAGCTAACGAACCTGTTTCAGAAGAAGTCTCACAAAGCACATCTCAAATTGAGAGTGATTCTAATGTTGATAAAAATCAAATCAAAATTGATACGAATAAACCCATGCCTGCACCAGCAAAAATGAAGGTGGGGAAAAGTGCTACCAAGGTTAATAAAACGAGCAATCCGCCAGAATCTAAAGCTAAGTCGAGTAACAAAAATGATGTTGATGAAACCATAGTTCAACAATCAATCGACAAATCAAATGAAGATATAAATCAACAGAAATCTGAGTCTGAGAGTACGGATAAGGCTAAAGTCACTAAGAAGAAAAAGGCAAGCAAAAGTGTAAAGAAGAAACTTGATAACAATGTTGAAGCTTCAAATGAAGAACCGAAATCACCTGCAATTCAAAATGAGTTACCTATTGTTGAAGTTGAACAATCAAAACCAGCTTGGGTCGGTAAACGTGTAATCAAGCAAATTGACCTAGTTCTACTAGAACTGCACACCACACAAAATACCAGTGTGGTGACACTCATAGGTGCCGATGTAGCTGTGTCACTAGAATACCTTGCAAACGCATGTAGCCAATCAAGCAAAGAAGTTATTAAAGAGGCTGAATATTTAGCTATCACCAAATCAAGCAAAACGCTGCCAAAAAAAGTGGAAATTAACGGTCAATTGCAAAAAATTATTGTACTAAATGATGTTGTGGCCACTGAGTTCAAATACCTAGCAGATACTTCAATTCGAGCTGAAGAGACTACTCCCGCACAATTAGTTAATGCCGCAAATGGCGGTCAGACTACAACGGTTGAAAGCTCTACAGACAATAATGAAGGTAAAAAGAGTGAAGATGATTCAGAAGTTATTGAAACAAATCAACAATCAAATAACACATCAAATGATTTAGATAATCATAGTTTACCAGAAAACCTAGATTATAAAGTCGAGCGGGTTGATTCATTCCTAAGCCGGTTATCTGAAGAATTTCCAAGCATATCTTTAGTTACAGTTAGACCATATCTAAAGAACTTAAATATACACCCATTCATTGATGATGATGGAAATCTAAATGTAAAAATAAAATCTGCTGAAGAAGATGAGCTTATATACAGAATCAAGCAAGGAATTATGAATGATTAA
- a CDS encoding conjugal transfer protein TraH, translating to MMKKTKIASLIVLLMTSSSAHSSMENIFNDMYNATPPNFSQQGSGRYGVSFGSFSYRPNVTPDTNIIAARLPNFQVDKCGSMDAFAGSFSFISGDELAQVARGVMQGAATYAFDLALNAISPSAGQIKENIMKVIQSMNQFTRNSCEMGANLAKQLAGNPDTTGALQSESLNTALGMISKNLGNYADDVDTFYKSVAGISEKALAVNIDPSSNATMKAIAQANAKGKFFESFLSLRPGELAQTLVGSHLTNVTNGTCPQPERDGEKTCLTPLRPKGALAYINLFLDLENIHSTQDFSFKYYKCDGSPGCTSTTETQVSVPRLLPKLRADITELWDTIVKGNVELTQNQKLLSYFMGNDMTITMKKLGYSSNTRDQYVKLKSLMMTRVMMDYLEDDFVTQTRNSLTALRSANQLSEIPELGINEVLKNVDDFHKHYENLVSTQLTKELDNIHKEFSQFLLMKDLSSEG from the coding sequence ATGATGAAAAAAACAAAAATTGCCAGTTTGATTGTTCTATTAATGACTTCATCGTCAGCGCATTCGAGCATGGAAAATATCTTTAATGATATGTATAACGCTACGCCACCAAATTTTTCCCAACAAGGAAGTGGACGATATGGCGTCTCGTTTGGATCTTTTAGCTATCGGCCAAATGTGACACCTGACACTAATATAATCGCAGCCAGATTACCAAATTTCCAAGTTGACAAATGTGGCTCTATGGACGCTTTTGCCGGCAGTTTTAGCTTCATAAGTGGTGACGAACTTGCTCAAGTTGCAAGAGGTGTTATGCAAGGCGCTGCGACATACGCTTTTGATTTAGCGTTGAATGCAATTTCTCCAAGCGCAGGCCAAATTAAAGAAAATATAATGAAAGTGATTCAATCGATGAATCAATTCACTCGCAATAGTTGTGAGATGGGTGCGAACCTTGCTAAGCAATTAGCGGGTAATCCAGACACAACAGGCGCTCTACAATCAGAAAGTTTAAATACTGCACTTGGCATGATCAGTAAGAATCTTGGCAATTATGCTGATGATGTAGATACCTTTTATAAGTCTGTTGCTGGTATTTCCGAAAAAGCTTTGGCTGTGAATATTGACCCGAGTTCAAACGCAACAATGAAGGCGATAGCACAAGCTAACGCTAAGGGTAAATTTTTTGAATCATTTTTATCTTTGCGCCCTGGTGAGTTAGCACAAACTCTGGTTGGCTCCCACCTGACAAATGTTACTAATGGCACCTGCCCACAACCTGAAAGAGACGGTGAAAAAACGTGTTTGACTCCTTTGCGGCCTAAAGGCGCATTAGCTTATATAAATTTGTTTCTCGATCTCGAAAACATCCATAGCACGCAAGATTTTAGTTTCAAATATTATAAGTGTGATGGAAGCCCCGGATGTACTTCAACCACTGAAACGCAAGTCTCAGTTCCTCGCTTACTGCCTAAATTACGCGCTGACATTACCGAACTATGGGATACGATTGTTAAAGGCAATGTGGAATTAACTCAAAATCAAAAATTATTAAGCTATTTTATGGGTAACGATATGACTATCACCATGAAAAAGTTGGGATATTCCTCGAATACGCGTGATCAATATGTAAAGTTAAAATCGCTCATGATGACTCGCGTTATGATGGATTATCTCGAAGATGACTTTGTAACACAGACTCGAAATTCTCTTACAGCTTTGAGATCTGCCAACCAGTTAAGTGAAATTCCTGAGCTTGGTATCAATGAAGTGCTTAAAAACGTAGATGACTTTCACAAGCATTATGAAAACTTAGTATCGACTCAGTTAACTAAAGAATTAGATAACATTCATAAAGAGTTTTCACAATTTTTATTAATGAAAGATCTATCGAGTGAGGGATAA
- the mobI gene encoding conjugative transfer protein MobI(A/C) has translation MIGSSSHHDYTTIEMLDEHINQLKEAKEKLHAEAAIMVDAYWNEWKEENKRIHNLRQIKGSDDYVNTGRLAPRIYSPSNTQRVYIEWWDYRKHPLRNKIKSFGKRIKPNKNGYTWACVAKNANVWEKKYFLKYEQHLDRMRVSINLICDQINSLHKVKRLTEKKIKLEIENTNSMSEEYNNG, from the coding sequence ATGATTGGAAGTAGTTCGCATCACGATTATACAACAATTGAAATGCTTGATGAGCACATCAATCAGTTGAAAGAGGCTAAAGAGAAGCTACATGCTGAAGCTGCAATTATGGTAGATGCGTACTGGAATGAATGGAAAGAAGAAAATAAGCGCATTCACAACCTTCGGCAAATTAAAGGTTCTGATGATTATGTCAACACTGGGCGATTAGCTCCCCGCATATACTCACCATCGAATACTCAAAGGGTATATATAGAATGGTGGGACTACAGAAAACACCCTCTACGAAATAAAATTAAATCATTTGGGAAAAGAATTAAACCAAACAAGAATGGCTATACATGGGCATGTGTAGCTAAAAATGCAAATGTTTGGGAAAAAAAATACTTTTTGAAATACGAGCAACATTTAGACCGAATGAGAGTTTCGATAAACCTAATTTGTGACCAAATAAATAGTCTCCATAAAGTAAAGCGTTTGACCGAGAAAAAAATCAAACTTGAAATTGAAAATACTAACTCAATGAGCGAGGAATACAATAATGGCTAA